A section of the Rhodobacteraceae bacterium M382 genome encodes:
- a CDS encoding RidA family protein, translated as MKELTPDTLRPPFARYAHGVEIPANWRIVQSSGQLGIREDDSIPEDAYAQAVICFESLAEILRSAGMGPKDVAHISAYVTDREHMAGYMHARDAFLADADRLPSSTLLIVSGFTRPEFKVEVEILAAAP; from the coding sequence ATGAAAGAGTTAACTCCAGACACCCTGCGCCCTCCCTTTGCCCGATATGCCCATGGTGTCGAGATTCCAGCGAACTGGCGGATTGTGCAAAGCTCTGGCCAGTTGGGGATTCGAGAAGATGATTCCATCCCCGAAGATGCGTATGCGCAGGCTGTCATCTGTTTTGAATCTCTGGCTGAAATCCTGAGATCTGCGGGCATGGGCCCTAAGGACGTCGCGCATATCTCGGCTTATGTGACGGACCGTGAACACATGGCGGGATACATGCACGCCCGGGACGCGTTCTTGGCGGATGCTGACCGATTACCCAGCTCTACTTTGCTGATTGTTTCAGGCTTCACGCGACCGGAATTCAAGGTGGAAGTAGAAATTTTGGCAGCCGCACCTTGA
- the gap gene encoding type I glyceraldehyde-3-phosphate dehydrogenase produces MTIKIAINGFGRIGRGILRALLERGDSDIEIVAINDLAPAETIAHLLKYDSVHGRLNTHVQIEGDHMIVDHQSIRLTALRSPEELPWGNVDIAYECTGLFTARDQAARHLRNGSKRVLISAPGKDADRTVVYGVNDTDLTPDDLIVSNASCTTNCLAPVAMVLDQAFGIKTGYMTTIHAFTGDQPSHDTNHKDLYRARAASLSMVPTSTGAARAISLVLPQLAGKLEGSAVRVPTPNVSLIDLSFMPETSVTRDEINTAIKEAANGALRGVLAYEEDPLVSIDFNHNPHSSCFAAAQTTVTADGMVRVVSWYDNEWGFSNRMIDTGRRIGALLQASDPLKLAS; encoded by the coding sequence ATGACAATCAAGATTGCAATCAACGGGTTTGGCCGGATTGGCCGTGGTATTCTGCGGGCCCTGCTGGAACGCGGCGACAGTGATATCGAGATCGTTGCCATCAATGATCTGGCACCGGCCGAGACGATAGCCCATCTTCTTAAATACGACAGTGTGCATGGCCGCTTGAACACTCATGTGCAGATCGAAGGCGACCATATGATTGTCGACCACCAAAGCATCCGGCTGACGGCCTTGCGGTCCCCCGAAGAGCTGCCTTGGGGGAATGTTGATATCGCTTATGAATGCACCGGGTTGTTCACCGCCCGCGACCAGGCGGCGCGGCATCTGAGGAATGGGTCCAAACGCGTGCTGATCTCGGCACCGGGCAAAGATGCTGATCGGACGGTGGTTTATGGGGTTAACGACACAGACCTGACCCCGGATGACTTGATTGTGTCCAATGCTTCCTGCACCACCAATTGCCTGGCCCCGGTGGCGATGGTTTTGGACCAGGCCTTTGGCATCAAGACGGGTTACATGACCACGATTCACGCCTTTACCGGTGATCAGCCGAGCCATGACACCAACCACAAGGATCTCTACCGCGCGAGGGCGGCATCGTTGTCGATGGTACCAACCTCGACTGGCGCGGCGCGCGCCATCTCGCTGGTGCTGCCACAGCTTGCAGGCAAGTTGGAGGGCTCTGCGGTGCGGGTGCCGACACCGAACGTGTCACTGATCGATCTGTCGTTCATGCCGGAAACTTCTGTGACACGGGACGAGATCAACACGGCGATCAAGGAGGCCGCCAATGGCGCACTCAGGGGGGTGTTGGCCTATGAAGAAGACCCGCTGGTCTCGATCGACTTTAACCATAATCCACACTCATCCTGCTTTGCAGCCGCCCAGACCACGGTGACCGCAGACGGAATGGTGCGCGTGGTCAGCTGGTATGACAATGAATGGGGCTTTTCCAATCGGATGATCGACACCGGTCGCCGTATCGGCGCGCTGTTGCAGGCTTCTGATCCGCTCAAATTGGCGAGTTGA
- a CDS encoding methylglyoxal synthase: MSTSSSGRDLRLALVAHDAKKDALIAWARDHVAHMQDAILFATGTTGARIKENLPRLDITCLKSGPLGGDQQIGAMICEGRLDAIIFFIDPLSPMPHDVDVKALSRLAIVYDLPFANSPTTANFVLQGLAAARA, from the coding sequence ATGTCGACCAGTTCATCCGGTAGAGATCTGCGGCTGGCCCTGGTGGCGCACGACGCCAAGAAAGACGCCTTGATCGCGTGGGCCCGCGATCATGTTGCGCATATGCAGGATGCGATCCTGTTTGCCACCGGCACGACCGGTGCCCGTATCAAGGAGAACTTGCCCCGGCTGGACATCACATGTCTGAAAAGTGGGCCCTTGGGGGGGGATCAGCAGATTGGTGCGATGATCTGTGAAGGGCGGCTAGACGCCATAATCTTTTTCATCGACCCCTTGTCACCGATGCCCCACGACGTGGATGTCAAGGCGCTCAGCCGTTTGGCGATCGTGTATGACCTGCCATTTGCCAACAGCCCGACCACAGCCAATTTTGTCCTGCAGGGCTTGGCTGCCGCAAGGGCGTGA
- a CDS encoding 2,4'-dihydroxyacetophenone dioxygenase family protein: MPYQLPFPPDAQDEIVIPQAIAEDERIWVPQTPSVSFRPLCLNRSQGYWMNLLRVRKAGVLSRHRHPQPVHGFVLKGRWHYLEHDWEAREGGYVYEPPGETHTLVVPDDVDEMITFFQVNGVMLYVDPWGKTMGYEDVFTKIEMCRNHYEEVGLGADYVDQFIR, from the coding sequence ATGCCTTATCAGCTGCCGTTCCCACCGGATGCACAGGACGAGATTGTCATCCCGCAGGCCATCGCGGAAGACGAGCGGATCTGGGTGCCGCAGACCCCGAGCGTGTCCTTTCGTCCGCTGTGTCTGAACCGGTCACAAGGCTATTGGATGAACCTTTTGCGCGTGCGCAAGGCGGGCGTGCTGTCGCGCCACCGCCACCCGCAACCAGTGCATGGCTTTGTTCTGAAAGGCCGGTGGCACTATCTGGAACACGACTGGGAGGCCCGTGAAGGCGGCTATGTTTATGAGCCGCCGGGCGAGACGCACACGCTGGTTGTTCCCGACGATGTGGATGAGATGATCACCTTTTTCCAAGTGAACGGCGTGATGCTTTATGTCGATCCTTGGGGCAAGACGATGGGGTACGAGGACGTCTTTACCAAGATCGAGATGTGTCGAAACCACTATGAAGAAGTGGGATTGGGGGCTGATTATGTCGACCAGTTCATCCGGTAG
- a CDS encoding SDR family oxidoreductase, translating to MKHAVIIGGTRGIGAGIGKVLRQKGWVITATGVGADEVAAYAADQSDDTCVQLDVRDTEAVNQLFSGLDRLDGLVNCAGILARDAEYDMEMFETVIDINLNGTMRCCLAAQPLLASSGGAIVNTASMLSYFGGPLVPAYSASKGGVAQLTKALAGKWAADGVRVNAVAPGWIETEMTGALRDDPVRNGPILGRTPMNRWGRPTEVGALAAWLLSEEAAFVTGAVYPVDGGYSAM from the coding sequence ATGAAACACGCCGTCATTATCGGAGGGACACGGGGAATAGGTGCGGGAATCGGCAAGGTTCTGCGCCAAAAAGGGTGGGTCATCACGGCAACCGGCGTGGGCGCAGACGAAGTGGCAGCCTATGCCGCGGACCAGTCCGACGACACCTGTGTGCAACTTGATGTGCGCGATACGGAGGCCGTTAACCAATTGTTTTCCGGTCTCGATAGACTTGATGGCCTGGTCAACTGCGCCGGCATCCTGGCGCGTGATGCAGAATACGACATGGAGATGTTCGAGACTGTCATTGACATCAACCTGAATGGCACAATGCGCTGTTGTCTGGCGGCGCAGCCCTTGTTGGCGTCGTCGGGCGGGGCGATCGTAAACACCGCATCCATGCTGAGTTATTTTGGTGGCCCACTGGTGCCAGCCTATTCCGCCTCCAAGGGCGGCGTTGCTCAATTGACCAAGGCACTCGCCGGCAAATGGGCCGCTGATGGTGTGCGCGTGAACGCCGTAGCGCCGGGGTGGATAGAAACCGAAATGACCGGTGCCCTGCGAGACGACCCGGTCCGAAATGGGCCTATTCTGGGCCGAACCCCGATGAACCGCTGGGGGAGGCCGACCGAAGTAGGTGCGCTTGCCGCGTGGCTTCTGTCGGAGGAGGCCGCCTTTGTGACCGGCGCCGTTTATCCTGTGGATGGCGGTTATTCTGCAATGTGA
- a CDS encoding sugar kinase → MTPDILCLGEPMLEFNQQPDGNYLPGHGGDTSNCAIAAARQGASVGYVTHIGADTFGNSFMDLWRAEGVDVEHVKQVSDAHTGVYFVTHGKDGHEFSYFRAGSASSRMGPADLPISALKTAKILHVSSISQAISDTAADAVFEAIRIVKETGGQVSYDTNLRLKLWPIERARAVTHAAMAQCDIALPGLDDAAQLTGLSDPDAIADFYLSIGAKIVALTLGAEGTLVATPEKRERVKGRRVEAVDATAAGDTFDGAFLSRIVAGDEPFAAARYANAAAALSTQGYGAVAPMPRKEAVEAFLAEEN, encoded by the coding sequence ATGACCCCCGATATCCTGTGCCTAGGCGAACCGATGCTGGAGTTTAACCAGCAGCCCGACGGAAACTATCTGCCCGGACATGGCGGAGATACCTCGAACTGCGCAATTGCGGCGGCGCGGCAGGGGGCGTCGGTGGGCTATGTGACCCATATCGGGGCCGATACCTTTGGCAATTCGTTCATGGATCTGTGGCGGGCCGAGGGCGTGGATGTCGAACATGTCAAACAAGTGAGCGACGCCCATACCGGGGTCTATTTCGTGACCCATGGCAAGGACGGGCACGAGTTCAGCTATTTCCGCGCGGGGTCAGCCAGCAGCCGCATGGGACCCGCCGATTTGCCGATCTCGGCGCTGAAAACGGCCAAGATCCTGCATGTTTCGAGCATCAGTCAGGCGATTTCCGACACCGCGGCCGATGCGGTCTTTGAGGCGATAAGGATCGTGAAGGAGACGGGCGGTCAGGTGTCTTATGACACAAACCTGCGGCTGAAACTGTGGCCCATCGAGCGCGCCCGCGCCGTCACTCATGCGGCCATGGCACAGTGCGACATTGCCCTGCCGGGGTTGGATGACGCCGCGCAACTGACCGGGCTCTCCGATCCCGATGCCATCGCCGATTTCTATCTGAGCATTGGTGCCAAGATCGTGGCGCTGACGCTGGGGGCCGAAGGCACCCTTGTGGCGACACCCGAGAAACGCGAGCGCGTCAAGGGCCGCCGGGTCGAGGCGGTGGATGCCACGGCCGCGGGCGACACGTTTGACGGTGCCTTCCTGTCGCGGATCGTGGCAGGCGACGAACCTTTCGCGGCAGCGCGCTATGCCAATGCGGCGGCAGCCCTGTCGACCCAAGGCTATGGCGCAGTGGCTCCGATGCCGAGGAAAGAGGCGGTTGAGGCGTTTTTGGCCGAGGAGAATTAA
- a CDS encoding SMP-30/gluconolactonase/LRE family protein, with the protein MLKRMLNTVALTAVLATPALSAEPEVVVEWNSLPYVVKDAETKAAWEGSEIHGKALVQGAKVDSAGNIYVSTARWGGPEIPSTLSKLVQNGDTWELEAYPSEEMNDIANAAGLKAVLGFEIDRNDVMWILDQGHVAGPPYQNGDAKLVLWDIKAGKEVQRYVFSDDEADENCSFLNDLAVDNDTGFAYIADSGIFCDPLHGGLIVYDSNTNSVRRILDQHRFTNDEPNFFFNIDDRPVLKNGGMRTGADGIALSGDKETLYWTNLTGNHLYSLPTEVLRNFEANETVIENAVEVAAVLPSNTDGMTADNAGNIYMTALSLDGVMKFDESTRQVSRFVHHPEMNWPDTLAWGPEGEMYVVSNHLHVWVDGDMNFDDPEIPNFRIWKIPGVGQSYTAE; encoded by the coding sequence ATGCTGAAACGAATGCTCAACACGGTGGCCCTGACTGCCGTTCTGGCGACCCCGGCGCTCAGCGCTGAGCCCGAGGTGGTCGTGGAATGGAACAGTTTGCCCTATGTGGTCAAGGACGCTGAGACGAAAGCTGCCTGGGAGGGGAGCGAAATCCACGGCAAGGCGCTGGTGCAAGGTGCCAAGGTGGACAGCGCAGGCAACATCTATGTGTCGACCGCGCGCTGGGGCGGGCCGGAAATCCCGTCGACCCTGTCCAAGCTGGTTCAGAACGGCGACACATGGGAGCTGGAAGCCTATCCCAGCGAAGAGATGAACGACATCGCCAACGCCGCCGGTCTGAAAGCCGTGCTGGGGTTCGAGATCGACCGCAATGACGTGATGTGGATCCTGGATCAGGGCCATGTGGCGGGTCCTCCGTATCAGAATGGCGACGCCAAGCTGGTGCTGTGGGATATCAAGGCGGGCAAGGAAGTGCAGCGCTATGTGTTTTCGGATGATGAGGCGGATGAGAACTGTTCGTTCCTGAACGACCTGGCCGTCGATAATGACACCGGGTTCGCCTATATCGCCGACAGCGGGATTTTCTGCGATCCGCTGCATGGCGGGCTGATTGTCTATGACAGCAACACCAACTCGGTGCGCCGGATTCTGGACCAACACCGGTTCACCAATGACGAGCCGAACTTCTTCTTTAACATCGACGACCGTCCGGTGCTGAAGAATGGCGGGATGCGCACCGGCGCCGATGGCATTGCGTTGTCGGGCGACAAGGAGACGCTGTATTGGACTAACCTGACCGGCAATCACCTGTATAGCCTGCCGACCGAGGTGCTGCGCAATTTCGAGGCGAACGAGACCGTGATCGAAAACGCGGTCGAGGTCGCCGCAGTACTGCCGTCGAACACGGACGGGATGACGGCGGACAATGCGGGCAACATCTACATGACCGCCCTGTCGCTGGACGGGGTCATGAAATTTGACGAAAGCACCCGTCAGGTCAGCCGTTTCGTGCATCACCCCGAGATGAACTGGCCCGACACCCTGGCCTGGGGGCCGGAGGGCGAAATGTATGTGGTGTCCAACCACCTGCATGTCTGGGTTGATGGCGACATGAACTTTGACGATCCCGAAATCCCGAACTTCCGCATCTGGAAGATCCCGGGCGTTGGCCAAAGCTACACGGCCGAATAA
- a CDS encoding RraA family protein, protein MNIQELVAGFRETATASVADAVDKIAGKTGFLPASVKPRINENKIVGPAVTILEGPTDEFLPPQHALDAIDESEAGSVIVISTNGTTDVALWGGLMTAGAVANKHEGAVLDGGVRDLVEIKRDYDFPVYSRCVSPGTTLGRIKTIASNVEVDMGGVIVHPGDIIVADVDGVVAVPRDHAEAVLEMAREIDAREAEQARLIIESGSLREGLAKYGRI, encoded by the coding sequence ATGAACATCCAAGAACTCGTCGCGGGATTCCGCGAAACCGCCACGGCTTCGGTCGCTGATGCGGTGGACAAGATCGCTGGCAAGACCGGGTTTTTACCCGCGTCGGTGAAGCCGCGGATCAATGAAAACAAGATCGTCGGCCCGGCCGTGACCATTCTGGAAGGTCCGACCGATGAATTCCTGCCGCCCCAGCATGCCCTGGATGCGATTGATGAATCCGAGGCAGGCTCGGTCATTGTGATTTCCACCAATGGCACAACGGACGTGGCGCTGTGGGGCGGGTTGATGACTGCTGGCGCTGTGGCCAACAAACATGAAGGCGCGGTTCTGGATGGTGGTGTGCGCGACCTGGTGGAAATCAAGCGCGACTATGATTTTCCGGTCTATTCGCGCTGCGTGTCTCCGGGCACCACGCTGGGCCGGATCAAGACCATCGCCTCGAACGTCGAGGTCGATATGGGCGGTGTGATCGTGCATCCGGGCGACATCATCGTGGCGGATGTGGATGGCGTCGTGGCGGTGCCGCGTGATCATGCCGAAGCGGTTCTGGAAATGGCGCGCGAGATTGATGCGCGCGAAGCAGAACAGGCCCGCCTGATCATCGAAAGCGGTTCGCTGCGCGAAGGTCTGGCGAAATACGGCCGGATCTGA
- a CDS encoding bifunctional 4-hydroxy-2-oxoglutarate aldolase/2-dehydro-3-deoxy-phosphogluconate aldolase translates to MVSCIDTLRDARIVPVIRHGDAHIARQACDLLAEAGIRALEITTTVPGAADLIADLRRAYPDIATGAGTVFDVDQARTVLDAGAEFVVSPCWSAPAAEIVLAAKIPYLPGAVTPGEVLHHANAGAQVVKIFPADAAGGPGFLKALKSVFPEVALMPTGGVSAQTAQAYLDAGAVCVGMGGNLLPARALEAGDAALARAQIEAALTAVSFHNS, encoded by the coding sequence ATGGTAAGCTGCATCGACACACTGCGCGATGCGCGTATCGTGCCGGTGATCCGGCATGGGGATGCGCACATTGCACGCCAGGCCTGCGACCTGCTGGCCGAGGCCGGGATCCGCGCGCTTGAGATTACCACCACGGTGCCCGGGGCTGCCGATCTGATCGCTGATCTGCGCAGGGCTTACCCTGACATCGCCACCGGGGCAGGGACCGTGTTTGACGTGGATCAGGCCCGCACGGTGTTGGATGCGGGCGCAGAATTCGTCGTCTCTCCCTGTTGGAGCGCGCCTGCGGCAGAGATCGTCCTGGCTGCAAAAATCCCCTATCTGCCTGGCGCTGTGACACCGGGCGAGGTGCTGCACCACGCGAACGCCGGAGCGCAGGTGGTCAAGATCTTTCCAGCCGACGCCGCCGGTGGCCCGGGCTTTCTGAAAGCGTTGAAATCGGTCTTTCCCGAGGTGGCGCTGATGCCGACGGGCGGGGTCTCTGCCCAAACGGCGCAGGCCTATCTGGATGCGGGCGCGGTCTGTGTGGGCATGGGCGGCAACCTGCTGCCCGCCCGCGCGCTCGAGGCAGGTGACGCCGCACTGGCGCGCGCCCAGATCGAGGCGGCGCTGACAGCTGTTTCCTTTCACAACTCCTGA
- a CDS encoding C-terminal binding protein, translating into MTHHTIAVLEPGYAAYDTERSVLTSHEVSVEPVGADMAAVPTLQALNPVALLVRERIVDAAVIDACPDLKVVVRYGVGVDNIDLDYARSRRIHVANVPDYGAEHEVSEHAVALYLAVQRRIVSRDADVREGKWGIAQAEMIPNRENAVLGLVGCGKIGLQTACKFRALGFARVLVFDPYLSLEAAQAANVEPVELDELFQTADVVSLHAPLTAETHHILNAERLALMKPTSIVVNVSRGGLVDEDALAAALRDRRIFGAGIDVFEQEPVARDNPLLSAPNTIVSDHAAWYSERSVAVLQSIAAREIKRVLDGLAPKNWVNPW; encoded by the coding sequence ATGACACATCACACCATCGCCGTATTGGAACCGGGCTATGCTGCCTATGACACCGAACGTTCGGTGCTGACCTCCCACGAGGTGAGCGTGGAGCCGGTCGGTGCGGATATGGCGGCGGTCCCGACACTGCAGGCGTTGAACCCGGTTGCTCTGCTGGTGCGGGAACGCATAGTTGATGCAGCCGTGATCGACGCCTGCCCCGATTTGAAAGTCGTCGTCCGCTATGGAGTGGGTGTCGACAATATAGACCTCGACTATGCGCGTTCACGTCGCATCCATGTTGCCAACGTTCCGGATTACGGGGCCGAACATGAGGTGAGTGAGCATGCGGTCGCACTATATCTGGCCGTTCAGCGCAGAATTGTGTCTCGGGATGCCGACGTGCGCGAGGGCAAATGGGGCATCGCACAAGCCGAGATGATCCCAAACCGCGAGAATGCGGTTCTGGGCCTGGTTGGCTGTGGCAAGATCGGGCTGCAGACCGCATGCAAATTCCGCGCCCTTGGGTTCGCGCGGGTTTTGGTTTTTGACCCCTATCTTTCGCTCGAGGCCGCACAGGCCGCCAATGTCGAGCCCGTCGAACTGGACGAGCTGTTCCAAACCGCAGATGTGGTCAGCTTGCACGCGCCGCTGACTGCCGAAACCCACCATATTCTGAATGCAGAACGCTTGGCGCTGATGAAACCAACATCCATCGTGGTGAATGTTTCGCGTGGCGGGCTTGTGGATGAAGACGCGCTGGCTGCGGCATTGCGTGACAGGCGGATTTTTGGTGCGGGAATTGATGTTTTCGAACAGGAACCCGTCGCCCGGGATAATCCGCTTCTGAGCGCGCCCAACACGATCGTATCCGACCATGCTGCTTGGTATTCGGAGCGGTCGGTTGCGGTGTTGCAAAGCATTGCCGCGCGTGAAATCAAACGCGTCCTTGATGGGTTGGCCCCGAAGAACTGGGTGAATCCATGGTAA
- a CDS encoding DctP family TRAP transporter solute-binding subunit → MSKLMMASATIAMTAAGAASAKELKYAHFQAADLSSPKHAAALAFEACVEGKTSGSIDVQIFPASQLGGGSEIMEGLQLGTVQMAAIHDGPISAVHKPFSVLAMPYLFDDQAMAWSVMDGEFGDALAEDMLAKTGIRSFGVADNGVRNFTNNVKPVAEPADMEGLKMRVMTAPVWITLVESLGASATPVPWPELPGALQQGVVDGQENGVTNIVNASLYQHQKYVSLDGHVFSWHAYLMSDMFYQSLTAGEQAAVSQCVEISKTIHRGMTAAQDANATAILSELGMEVVPVSPEQKAMFRKAAQPAVREYIVGEIGEDWPNRLDAAVEAYKAQ, encoded by the coding sequence ATGTCGAAACTGATGATGGCGAGCGCCACCATCGCAATGACCGCCGCAGGCGCTGCCTCGGCCAAGGAACTGAAATACGCCCATTTCCAAGCGGCTGACCTGAGCTCACCCAAGCACGCGGCGGCGCTGGCGTTCGAGGCCTGTGTAGAGGGCAAGACGTCCGGCTCGATTGACGTTCAAATCTTCCCGGCCTCGCAGCTGGGCGGTGGCTCGGAGATCATGGAAGGCCTGCAACTGGGCACCGTCCAGATGGCCGCAATCCATGATGGTCCTATCTCGGCTGTACACAAACCCTTTTCGGTATTGGCGATGCCCTACCTGTTTGATGATCAGGCGATGGCCTGGTCAGTGATGGACGGTGAATTTGGCGATGCGCTGGCCGAAGACATGCTGGCCAAAACCGGCATCCGCAGCTTTGGCGTGGCCGACAACGGCGTGCGCAATTTCACCAACAACGTCAAACCCGTGGCCGAACCTGCCGATATGGAAGGCCTGAAGATGCGCGTCATGACCGCTCCGGTCTGGATCACTCTGGTCGAAAGCCTTGGCGCGTCGGCCACCCCCGTTCCGTGGCCGGAACTGCCGGGCGCGCTGCAGCAGGGTGTTGTGGATGGTCAGGAAAACGGTGTGACCAACATCGTGAACGCCTCGCTCTATCAGCATCAGAAATACGTCTCTCTCGACGGTCACGTCTTCAGCTGGCACGCCTATCTGATGTCGGACATGTTCTACCAGTCTCTGACGGCCGGTGAACAGGCCGCCGTGAGCCAGTGCGTCGAGATTTCCAAGACCATCCACCGCGGCATGACCGCCGCTCAGGACGCCAACGCAACCGCCATCCTGTCCGAACTGGGCATGGAAGTTGTTCCGGTCAGTCCCGAGCAAAAGGCCATGTTCCGCAAGGCGGCCCAGCCTGCCGTGCGCGAATACATCGTGGGTGAGATCGGCGAAGACTGGCCCAACCGTCTCGACGCTGCAGTCGAAGCTTACAAAGCACAATAA